From Aquila chrysaetos chrysaetos chromosome 3, bAquChr1.4, whole genome shotgun sequence, the proteins below share one genomic window:
- the LOC115339292 gene encoding BCL-6 corepressor-like protein 1, translating into MPGGRAGVKAGPSPARCPPVPDPARPVPVPVPSQCCCQYWSQCCSQSKSSLCPSPCHSPSPSAGPDADPSSHPSSNPGAGPSPSSVTFLVPVPVSVPVPVLVAVPNPVPTVIPVPVPVLVLVPLLVPIPVLVLVPILVPVPVLVLVLVPVPIPVPVPVPIPIPVLVLVQYLSLSQSQFQSHPSPSPHPSPAPSLSPGPSLGPSPVQVPILVPVSVPISVPIPVLVPVQFWFQSQSWSQSQCWSRCWFQCQSQSQSWCCVSAPVPVPVPILAPVLVPVPVQTQSQFQYQFQSQFQFQSLSQFQSQSQSLSPSSSSPSPCPGPISVSISVPIPVLVPVLVTVPVQSSPSLSLSLSQFQFQFQFQFQSQSQSHSQSNLCPCPSPSSGPSPEGGTWLR; encoded by the exons tcccagtgctgctgccagtactggtcccagtgcTGTTCACAGTCCAAATCCAGTCTCTGTCCCAGTCCCTGTCACAGTCCCAGTCCCAGTGCTGGTCCAGATGCTGATCCCAGTTCCCATCCCAGTTCCAATCCTGGTGCTGGTCCAAGTCCCAGTTCAGTAACGTTCCTCGTCCCAGTCCCAGTGTCGGTCCCAGTCCCAGTCCTGGTTGCAGTCCCAAACCCAGTCCCCACTGTAATTCCAGTCCCAGTACCAGTCCTGGTGCTAGTCCCATTGCTGGTCCCAATCCCAGTGCTGG TCCTAGTCCCAATCTTGGTCCCAGTCCCAGTGCTGGTCCTGGTGCTGGTCCCAGTCCCAATTCCAGTCCCAGTTCCAGTCCCAATCCCAATCCCAGTCCTAGTTTTGGTCCAATACCTGTCCTTGTCCCAGTCCCAGTTCCAGTCCCATCCCAGTCCCAGTCCCCATCCCAGTCCTGCTCCTAGTCTCAGTCCTGGTCCCAGTCTCGGTCCCAGTCCAGTCCAGGTCCCAATCCTAGTCCCAGTCTCAGTGCCAATCTCTGTCCCGATCCCAGTGCTGGTCCCAGTGCAG TTCTGGTTCCAGTCCCAGTCCTGGTCCCAATCTCAGTGCTGGTCCCGGTGCTGGTTCCAGTGCCAGTCCCAATCGCAGTCCTGGTGCTGTGTCTCAGCTCCAGTGCCAGTCCCAGTTCCAATCCTAGCCCCAGTCTTGGTCCCTGTCCCAGTCCAGACCCAGTCCCAATTCCAGTACCAATTCCAGTCCCAGTTCCAGTTCCAGTCATTGTCCCAGTtccagtcccagtcccagtccctgtccccatccagTTCCAGTCCCAGTCCTTGTCCTGGTCCCATCTCAGTGTCAATCTCAGTCCCAATCCCAGTGCTGGTCCCGGTGCTGGTCACAGTCCCAGTCCAGTCCAGCCCCAGTCTCAGTCTCAGTCTCAGTCAGTTCCAGTTCCAGTTCCAGTTCCAGTTCCAGTCCCAATCCCAGTCCCACTCCCAGTCCAAtctctgtccctgtcccagtCCCAGTTCTGGTCCCAGTCCAG AAGGGGGTACATGGCTGCGGTGA
- the ATG9B gene encoding autophagy-related protein 9B — translation MAAQGEYRRLEDFEEDSPPGEEELLVHVTEGLQDSWHHIKNLDNFFTKISLQGPCLAAAQPCPRPALRRGGQFLFVVTFTTFLLCCVEYDVLFANRPLNHSHAGGAAPDRSKVTLPDAVLPAPQCAQRIRASGWIIFLLVMAAVFWLYRLVKVLCSLLSYWEIRTFYIKALNIPSEGLCNYSWQEVQARLISLQRRQQMCVHKKELTELDIYHRILRFKNYTVAMVNKSLLPVRFHLPLLGPVVFLTQGLKYNLELLLFWGPGSLFQNKWSLRPQCKRVGARRELARRLARAMVLLGLANLLLCPCVLVWQLLYAFFSYAEVIKREPGSLGARRWSLYGRHYLRHFNELNHELQARLSRGYKPATKYMNSFTSPLLTVLAKNVGFFAGSILAVLIVLTVYDEDVLTVQHILTAITLLGLVVTLARSFIPDEHTVWCPEQLLQRVLAHVHYMPDHWQGNASRSETRSEMAQLFQYKAVFILEELLSPILTPLILIFALPARALDIVDFFRNFTVEVVGVGDICSFAQLDVRNHGNPQWLSAGQTEASVYQQAENGKTELSLMHFAITNPRWQPPPPSELFLSQLKEKVQQDAAAAPPAQRILAEGPLGASLLSDDSAVAPDGLLASVLARPILSASGLVSWDRRFAQPCSTASAAASVLASLASPLPGRTRGTSAESPGCHSDRPLTEESLLLSESRLRSLSRSALLSEVASAEMSLHAIYLHEVRPPASPWPRAPGSPARGTPGTRVPSRARLLPCRAGPCAPCSAV, via the exons ATGGCGGCTCAGGGGGAGTACCGGCGCCTGGAGGACTTCGAGGAGGACTCACCCCCCGGcgaggaggagctgctggtgcaTGTCACCGAGGGGCTGCAAG ACTCCTGGCACCACATCAAGAACCTGGATAATTTCTTCACCAAGATATCCTTGCAGGGCCCCTGCCTGGccgctgcccagccctgcccgcggCCAGCACTGCggcggggagg GCAGTTCCTGTTCGTTGTCACCTTCACCACCTTCCTGCTGTGCTGCGTGGAGTACGACGTCCTCTTCGCCAACCGGCCGCTCAACCACAGCCACGCCGGGGGAGCAGCCCCTGACCGCAGCAAGGTGACGCTGCCCGACGCCGTCCTGCCCGCCCCGCAGTGCGCCCAGAG GATCCGGGCCAGCGGCTGGATCATCTTCCTGCTGGTGATGGCGGCCGTCTTCTGGCTGTACCGGCTGGTGAAggtgctctgcagcctgctgagCTACTGGGAGATCCGCACCTTCTACATCAAAGCCCTCAACATCCCCTCG GAGGGGCTGTGCAACTACAGCTGGCAGGAGGTGCAGGCGCGGCTGATCTCGCTGCAGCGCCGGCAGCAGATGTGCGTGCACAAGAAGGAGCTGACGGAGCTGGACATCTACCACCGCATCCTGCGCTTCAAGAACTACACGGTGGCCATGGTCAACAAGTCGCTGCTGCCCGTCCGCTTCCACCTGCCGCTGCTCGGCCCCGTCGTCTTCCTCACCCAGGGCCTCAAGTACAACCTGGAGCTGCTCCTCTTCTGGGGGCCCGGCTCCCTCTTCCAGAACAAGTGGAGCCTGCGGCCACAGTGCAAGCGGGTGGGCGCCCGGCGGGAGCTGGCCCGGCGCCTGGCACGTGCCATGGTGTTGCTGGGGCTGGCcaacctgctgctctgcccctgcGTGCTGGTCTGGCAGCTCCTCTACGCCTTCTTCAGCTACGCCGAGGTGATCAAGCGGGAGCCGGGCAGCCTGGGCGCCCGCCGCTGGTCCCTCTACGGCCGCCACTACCTGCGCCACTTCAACGAGCTCAACCACGAGCTGCAGGCGCGGCTGAGCCGCGGCTACAAACCGGCCACCAAGTACATGAACTCCTTCACCAGCCCGCTGCTCACCGTGCTGGCCAAGAACGTCGGCTTCTTCGCCGGCTCCATCCTGGCCGTGCTCATCGTCCTGACCGTCTACGACGAGGATGTGCTGACGGTGCAGCACATCCTCACCGCTATCAcgctgctggggctggtggtCACTCTGGCCAG GTCCTTCATCCCCGACGAGCACACGGTGTGGTGCCcggagcagctgctgcagcgCGTCCTGGCCCACGTCCACTACATGCCCGACCACTGGCAGGGCAACGCCAGCCGGTCGGAGACGCGCAGCGAGATGGCACAGCTCTTCCAGTACAAGGCG GTCTTCATCCTGGAGGAGCTGCTAAGCCCCATCCTCACCCCCCTCATCCTCATCTTCGCCCTGCCCGCCCGTGCCCTGGACATCGTCGACTTCTTCCGCAACTTCACGGTGGAGGTGGTGGGGGTGGGCGACATCTGCTCCTTCGCCCAGCTCGATGTCCGCAACCACGGCAATCCCCAg tgGCTGTCGGCCGGGCAGACGGAGGCCTCTGTGTACCAGCAAGCGGAGAATGGGAAGACGGAGCTGTCGCTGATGCACTTCGCCATCACCAACCCACGctggcagccgccgccgccgagcgaGCTCTTCCTCAGtcagctgaaggagaaggtgcaGCAGGAcgcggccgccgcgccgcccgcccagCGCATCCTGGCCGAGGGGCCGCTGGGCGCTTCCCTCCTCTCCGACGACTCGGCAGTGGCG CCGGACGGCTTGCTGGCCAGCGTCCTGGCCCGGCCCATCCTCTCGGCCAGCGGGCTGGTGTCCTGGGACCGGCGCTTcgcccagccctgcagcaccgCCAGCGCCGCCGCCAGCGTCCTGGCCTCCCTGGCGTCACCGCTGCCCGGGCGGACACGCGGCACCTCTGCCGAAAGCCCCGGCTGCCACAGCGACCGCCCGCTCACCGAGGAGAG CCTGCTCCTGAGTGAGTCGCGGCTGCGCAGCTTGAGCCGCTCGGCGCTGCTCTCCGAGGTGGCCTCGGCCGAGATGAGCCTCCACGCCATCTACCTGCACGAGGTGCGTCCCCCGGCGTCCCCCTGGCCACGCGCCCCCGGCTCCCCTGCCCGCGGCACCCCTGGGACACGGGTCCCCAGCCGTGCCCGGCTGC TCCCGTGCCGGGCTGGCCCCTGcgctccctgctctgctgtgtga
- the ABCB8 gene encoding LOW QUALITY PROTEIN: mitochondrial potassium channel ATP-binding subunit (The sequence of the model RefSeq protein was modified relative to this genomic sequence to represent the inferred CDS: deleted 1 base in 1 codon), which yields MPLLLLRALGARAGLRSVPAALRPPPAPGRSFRYGGGRLALASPPPPPPRPVPPAVRCLLLAGPATGCLVFGLLGTAARCQEATVPVLAVPVTPEPAQPRPEPAFDWTAFWTFLRPQLLALSAAVVLALGAALLNVRIPVLLGQLVNVVARCARGRITGYLQEARCPALRLLTVYCLQGLLTFGYIALLARVGEQVAGSMRKALFISLLRQDVAFFDANRTGQLVNRLTADIQEFKSSFKLAISQGLRSGTQTAGCFVSLYLLSPKLTGLLLVALPTLVGAGALIGAALRSLSRQAQEQVAKATGVADEVLGNVRTVRAFAMEDQQAGLYCAEVDRAGWLNERLGMGIAAFQGLSNLALNGIVLGTIFVGGSLMAGDELSPGDLMSFLVASQTMQRSMANISILFGQVVRGLSAGARVFELLTLEPSVALGGGASIPSHSLLGRICFHHVSFSYPTRPSYPVLRDFSLTLPPCKTVAIVGPSGGGKSTVAALLERFYEPTQGTITLDGHDISSLDPSWLRGQVIGFISQEPVLFGTTIMENIRFGKPGASDAEVYAAAQLANADGFIRSFPEGYNTIVGERGTALSGGQKQRIAIARALLKDPAVLILDEATSALDAQSEKVVQEALDRAVSGRTVLLIAHRLSTIQGADLIVVLAQGRVAEAGTHEELVRRGGLYAELIRQQTKDRS from the exons atgccgctgctgctgctgcgggcgCTCGGCGCTCGGGCCGGGCTTCGCTCGGTCCCCGCTGCGCtgcggccgccccccgccccggggcgaAG TTTCAGGTATGGAGGGGGGCGCCTGGCGCTCgccagcccccctcccccccccccccgccccgtgccaCCGGCCGTgcgctgcctgctcctggccGGCCCGGCCACGGGCTGCTTGGTGTTTGGCTTGCTGGGCACGGCCGCGCGCTGCCAGGAGGCCACCGTCCCCGTCCTGGCCGTCCCTGTCACCCCGGAGCCCGCGCAGCCCCGGCCGGAGCCCGCCTTCGACTGGACGGCATTCTGGACCTTCCTGCGCCCCCAGCTCCTGGCCCTCTCGGCGGCCGTGGTG CTGGCGCTGGGCGCAGCCCTGCTCAACGTCCGCATCCCCGTGCTGCTGGGGCAACTGGTGAACGTGGTGGCTCGCTGTGCCCGTGGCCGCATCACCGGCTACTTGCAGGAGGCCCGGTGCCCGGCCCTGCGCCTGCTCACCGTCTACTGCCTGCAG GGGCTGCTGACCTTCGGGTACATCGCGCTGCTGGCACGGGTCGGGGAGCAGGTGGCGGGCAGCATGCGCAAGGCGCTCTTCATCTCCCTGCTACG GCAGGACGTAGCGTTCTTTGACGCCAACCGGACGGGGCAGCTGGTGAACCGGCTGACGGCCGACATCCAGGAGTTCAAGTCCTCCTTCAAGTTGGCCATCTCCCAG GGCCTGCGCAGCGGCACCCAGACGGCAGGCTGCTTCGTCTCGCTCTACCTGCTCTCACCCAAGCTGACCGGCCTCCTGCTCGTGGCACTGCCCACGCTGGTGGGTGCCGGGGCCCTCATCGGCGCTGCTCTCCGCAGCCTCTCCCGccaggcacaggagcag GTGGCCAAGGCCACCGGCGTGGCAGACGAGGTGCTGGGAAACGTCCGGACGGTGCGCGCCTTCGCCATGGAGGACCAGCAGGCAGG GCTGTACTGCGCCGAGGTGGACCGCGCTGGCTGGCTGAACGAGCGGCTGGGGATGGGCATCGCCGCCTTCCAGGGGCTCTCCAACCTGGCGCTCAACG GTATCGTCCTGGGAACCATCTTCGTGGGAGGCTCCCTGATGGCCGGGGATGAGCTTTCGCCAGGCGACCTCATGTCCTTCCTGGTGGCCTCGCAGACCATGCAAAG GTCCATGGCCAACATCTCCATCCTGTTTGGGCAG GTGGTGCGAGGTCTGAGCGCCGGCGCCCGCGTCTTCGAGTTGCTGACGCTGGAGCCCAGCGTGgcgctg ggggggggggcctccATCCCCAGCCATTCCCTGCTCGGGCGCATCTGCTTCCACCACGTCTCCTTCAG ctaCCCCACCCGCCCCAGCTACCCGGTCCTGCGGGACTTCAGCCTCACCCTGCCCCCCTGCAAGACGGTGGCCATCGTGGGACCGTCCGGAGGAG GCAAGTCGACAGTGGCGGCGCTGCTGGAGCGGTTCTACGAGCCCACGCAGGGCACCATCACCCTGGACGGCCACGACATCTCCTCCCTGGACCCCTCCTGGCTGCGAGGGCAGGTCATCGGCTTCATCAGCCAG GAGCCGGTGCTCTTCGGAACAACCATCATGGAGAACATCCGCTTCGGGAAGCCGGGAGCCTCTGATGCGGAGGTGTATGCCGCGGCCCAGCTCGCCAACGCCGATGGCTTCATCCGCAGCTTCCCTGAGGGCTACAACACCATTGTGG GTGAGCGTGGCACGGCGCTCTCGGGGGGTCAGAAGCAGCGCATCGCCATCGCCCGGGCCCTGCTGAAGGACCCCGCCGTCCTGATCCTGGACGAGGCCACGAGCGCGCTGGACGCCCAGTCAGAGAAGGTGGTGCAGGAGGCTCTGGACCGCGCCGTCTCGGGCCGCACGGTGCTGCTCATCGCCCACCGCCTCAGCACCATCCAGGGTGCCGACCTCATCGTGGTGCTGGCGCAGGGCCGGGTGGCCGAG GCAGGGACCCACGAGGAGCTGGTGCGACGGGGGGGTCTTTACGCCGAGCTCATCCGCCAGCAGACCAAGGACCGGTCCTGA
- the ASIC3 gene encoding LOW QUALITY PROTEIN: acid-sensing ion channel 3 (The sequence of the model RefSeq protein was modified relative to this genomic sequence to represent the inferred CDS: deleted 2 bases in 1 codon), which produces MRAGSEGSGEGEGLSSLRAFAHSSSLHGISHVFAYGAVSLRRVLWGAFFLGSLGLLLLVCAERVAYFLTYPHVTKLDEVAAHNLTFPAITICNLNEFRFSKITRNDMYHVGELLALLNDRYEISNPQLAEPHVLAALRDKANFKNFKAKPFSMAEFYNRTGHDLADMLLQCSFRGANCTARNFTVIFTRLGKCYTFNSGGPGREVLTTLQGGAGNGLELMLNVQQEEYLPVWGDTDETSYEAGVKVQIHSQEEPPFIDQLGFGVAPGFQTFVSCQQQRLVYLPPPWGDCKATPIESEFFTNYSITACRLDCETRYLAENCNCRMVHMPGNANVCTPEQYKECADPALDFLVKKDSEYCACRTPCAMVRYGKELSMVKIPSKASARYLAKKFNKTEQYIADNVLVLDIFFEALNYEMIEQKKAYEVAGLLGDIGGQMGLFIGASLLTILEIFDYLYEVFRDKLLSFYKEKRRTPRSDSSTLEHPAVPGSPAVPLPPGPRAPVPPCAATRTVSASPRTCYLVTRL; this is translated from the exons ATGAGGGCGGGCTcggagggcagcggggagggcGAGGGTCTCTCCAGCCTGCGGGCCTTCGCCCACAGCTCCTCGCTGCACGGCATCAGCCACGTCTTCGCCTACGGGGCCGTGTCGCTGCGCCGCGTGCTGTGGGGCGCCTTCTTCCTGGGCTCGCtgggcctgctgctgctggtctgCGCCGAGCGCGTCGCCTACTTCCTCACCTACCCCCACGTCACCAAGCTGGACGAGGTGGCCGCCCACAACCTCACCTTCCCGGCCATCACCATCTGCAACCTCAACGAGTTCCGCTTCTCCAAGATCACCCGCAACGACATGTACCACGTGGGCGAGCTGCTGGCGCTGCTCAACGACCGCTACGAGATCAGCAACCCGCAGCTGGCCGAGCCCCACGTCCTGGCCGCCCTGCGCGACAAGGCCAACTTCAAGAACTTCAAGGCGAAGCCCTTCAGCATGGCCGAGTTCTACAACCGCACCGGCCACGACCTGGCCGACATGCTGCTGCAGTGCTCCTTCCGCGGCGCCAACTGCACCGCCCGCAACTTCACCGTG aTCTTCACCCGCCTTGGCAAGTGCTACACCTTCAACTCGGGGGGACCGGGCCGGGAGGTGCTGACCACGCTGCAGGGCGGCGCGGGGAACGGCCTGGAGCTGATGCTCAATGTCCAACAAGAGGAATACCTGCCCGTCTGGGGGGACACGg ACGAGACCTCCTACGAGGCGGGGGTGAAGGTGCAGATCCACAGCCAGGAGGAGCCCCCCTTCATCGACCAGCTGGGCTTCGGCGTGGCGCCCGGCTTCCAGACCTTCGtgtcctgccagcagcagcgg CTGGTGTACCTGCCCCCACCCTGGGGGGACTGCAAGGCCACCCCCATCGAGTCTGAATTCTTCACCAACTACAGCATCACCGCCTGCCGCTTGGACTGCGAGACCCGCTACCTGGCTGAGAACTGC AACTGCCGCATGGTGCACATGCCGG GCAACGCCAACGTCTGCACCCCAGAGCAGTACAAGGAGTGCGCCGACCCTGCGCTGG ACTTCCTGGTGAAGAAGGACAGCGAGTACTGCGCCTGCCGCACGCCCTGCGCCATGGTGCGCTACGGCAAAGAGCTCTCCATGGTGAAGATCCCCAGCAAGGCATCCGCCAGGTACCTGGCCAAGAAGTTCAACAAGACGGAGCAGTACATCGC ggacaACGTGCTGGTCCTGGACATCTTCTTTGAGGCCCTGAACTACGAGATGATAGAGCAGAAGAAGGCGTACGAGGTGGCGGGGCTGCTGG GCGACATCGGGGGGCAGATGGGGCTCTTCATCGGTGCCAGCCTCCTCACCATCCTGGAGATCTTCGACTACCTGTACGAG GTGTTCCGGGACAAACTCCTCAGCTTCTacaaggagaagaggaggacGCCCAGGAGCGACAGCAGCACCCTG GAGCATCCAGCGGTCCCGGGCAGCCCCGCTGTCCCGCTCCCGCCGGGGCCCAG aGCACCCGTCCCCCCCTGCGCTGCCACACGGACAGTCTCAGCTTCGCCACGAACGTGCTACCTCGTCACCCGGCTCTAG
- the CDK5 gene encoding LOW QUALITY PROTEIN: cyclin-dependent-like kinase 5 (The sequence of the model RefSeq protein was modified relative to this genomic sequence to represent the inferred CDS: deleted 1 base in 1 codon): MQKYEKLEKIGEGTYGTVFKAKNRETHEIVALKRVRLDDDDEGVPSSALREICLLKELKHKNIVRLHDVLHSDKKLTLVFEFCDQDLKKYFDSCNGDLDPEIVKSFMYQLLKGLAFCHSRNVLHRDLKPQNLLINRNGELKLADFGLARAFGIPVRCYSAEVVTLWYRPPDVLFGAKLYSTSIDMWSAGCIFAELANAGRPLFPGNDVDDQLKRIFRLLGTPTEEQWPAMAKLPDYKPYPMYPATTSLVNVVPKLNATGRDLLQNLLKCNPVQRISAEEALQHPYFTDFCPP, translated from the exons ATGCAGAAATACGAGAAGCTGGAGAAGATCGGGGAAG GCACCTACGGGACCGTGTTCAAGGCCAAGAACCGGGAGACGCACGAGATCGTGGCGCTGAAGCGGGTGCGGctggatgatgatgatgag GGCGTGCCCAGCTCGGCGCTGCGGGAGATCTGCCTGCTCAAGGAGCTGAAGCACAAGAACATCGTCAG GCTCCACGATGTCCTGCACAGCGACAAGAAGCTGACCCTGGTGTTCGAGTTCTGCGACCAG GACCTGAAGAAATACTTCGATAGCTGCAACGGGGACTTGGACCCAGAGATCGTCAAG TCGTTCATGTACCAGCTGCTGAAGGGCCTTGCCTTCTGCCACAGCCGCAACGTCTTGCACCGAGACCTTAAACCCCAGAACCTCCTCATCAACAGG AACGGGGAACTCAAACTGGCCGAC TTTGGCCTGGCCCGGGCCTTTGGCATCCCCGTGCGCTGTTACTCGGCAGAG GTCGTCACGCTGTGGTATCGGCCCCCAGATGTCCTCTTCGGCGCCAAGCTCTACTCCACCTCCATCGATATGTGGTCAGCTGGCTGCATCTTTGCAG AGCTGGCCAACGCGGGGCGGCCCCTGTTCCCAGGGAACGATGTGGACGACCAGCTGAAAAGGATTTTCCG GCTGCTGGGAACCCCTACCGAGGAGCAGTGGCCGGCCATGGCCAAGCTGCCGGACTACAAG ccctACCCCATGTACCctgccaccacctccctggTCAACGTGGTCCCCAAGCTGAACGCGACCGGCCGGGACCTGCTGCAG aacCTGCTGAAGTGCAACCCAGTGCAGCGGATATCGGCGGAGGAGGCTCTCCAGCACCCCTACTTCACAGACTTCTGCCCTCCCTAG